A genomic window from Labrus bergylta chromosome 7, fLabBer1.1, whole genome shotgun sequence includes:
- the avpr1aa gene encoding arginine vasopressin receptor 1Aa codes for MHTPDYALLLSGGNQSRGYSPANDLMMGTPENDTVHLNGSDPYARNEEVAQIEILVLSITFVVAVIGNLSVLLAMYNTKKKMSRMHLFIKHLSLADLVVAFFQVLPQLCWEITYRFYGPDFLCRIVKHLQVMGMFASTYMMVMMTLDRYIAICHPLKTLQQPTKRSYIMIVSTWMCSLVLSTPQYFIFSLSEIKNGSEVYDCWAHFIEPWGAKAYITWITVGIFLVPVVILMICYGFICHSIWKNIKYKKRKPTGGAAAKNGLIGKNSVSSVTTISRAKLRTVKMTFVIVLAYIVCWAPFFTVQMWSVWDENFQWADSENTAVTLSALLASLNSCCNPWIYMIFSGHLLQDFMHCLSCCLRLNPDYKKEDSDSSLRRTTLLTKMTNRSPTGSTGNWRELDNSPKSSIQAD; via the exons ATGCACACTCCTGACTATGCCTTGCTCCTGAGTGGAGGGAACCAGTCTCGGGGCTATAGTCCCGCCAATGACTTGATGATGGGGACGCCAGAAAACGACACCGTCCACCTGAACGGATCCGATCCGTATGCCCGGAACGAGGAGGTGGCTCAAATCGAGATACTGGTCCTGAGCATCACCTTTGTGGTTGCTGTGATTGGGAACTTAAGTGTCCTGCTGGCAATGTACAACACCAAGAAGAAGATGTCGCGGATGCACCTCTTCATCAAACACCTGAGCCTAGCTGACCTGGTGGTCGCCTTCTTCCAGGTGCTGCCGCAGCTCTGCTGGGAGATCACTTACCGCTTCTACGGTCCGGACTTTCTCTGCAGGATCGTCAAACACCTCCAGGTGATGGGAATGTTTGCTTCCACctacatgatggtgatgatgacccTGGACCGGTACATCGCCATCTGCCACCCACTGAAAACCCTCCAGCAGCCCACCAAGCGCTCCTACATCATGATCGTCTCCACGTGGATGTGCAGCCTGGTGCTCAGCACTCCGCAGTATTTCATCTTCTCCCTGAGCGAGATCAAGAACGGCTCGGAGGTCTACGACTGCTGGGCGCACTTTATCGAACCGTGGGGCGCCAAGGCTTACATCACCTGGATCACCGTGGGCATCTTCCTCGTGCCCGTTGTTATTCTTATGATATGTTACGGCTTCATCTGCCACAGCATATGGAAAAATATCAAgtacaagaaaagaaaaccaactGGTGGGGCCGCTGCTAAGAACGGGCTAATTGGGAAGAATTCAGTCAGCAGCGTTACAACAATCTCCAGAGCCAAACTGAGGACTGTTAAAATGACTTTTGTGATAGTTCTGGCGTACATTGTTTGCTGGGCGCCGTTTTTCACGGTTCAGATGTGGTCTGTGTGGGACGAAAACTTCCAGTGGGCTG aTTCTGAGAACACAGCGGTGACTCTGTCTGCGCTGCTTGCCAGTCTCAACAGCTGCTGCAACCCGTGGATCTACATGATCTTCAGCGGTCACCTCCTCCAGGATTTTATGCACTGCCTCTCCTGCTGCCTGAGACTGAACCCCGACTACAAGAAGGAGGACTCAGACAGCAGTCTCCGCAGGACAACACTGCTGACTAAAATGACCAATCGAAGCCCAACGGGGAGCACAGGCAACTGGAGAGAGCTGGACAATTCTCCAAAGTCCTCCATTCAGGCTGATTGA